The following are encoded in a window of Rhizobium sp. WYJ-E13 genomic DNA:
- a CDS encoding ABC transporter permease yields MSAIVQAPLGGPSFLRSVLRSPSATTGSAVVLFILALALLAPLIAPYDPNLQETANRLMLPSAAHWFGTDGFGRDILSRIIYGARPTLLLVLVVVLLMAPLGILVGILSGFFGGITERVLMRMTDIVMSFPRLLLAFAFVAIMGPGLINGALALALTSWPAYARQARVETAALRRSDYLAAAEMVGIRGVRLLWGHILPLVLPSAIIRLALDLSGIILAAAGLGFLGLGVRPPTAEWGSMVSEGTQVIFDQWWVAAVPGFAILITSFAFNLLADGLRDILDPRHD; encoded by the coding sequence ATGAGCGCGATCGTCCAGGCGCCGCTCGGCGGCCCATCTTTCCTGCGGAGCGTATTGCGTTCGCCTTCGGCGACGACGGGCAGTGCGGTCGTGCTCTTCATTCTGGCGCTTGCGCTGCTGGCGCCGTTGATTGCGCCCTACGATCCGAACCTGCAGGAAACGGCCAATCGTTTGATGCTGCCGAGTGCAGCGCATTGGTTCGGTACGGATGGTTTCGGCCGGGATATTCTGTCACGCATCATTTATGGCGCGCGGCCAACGCTGCTGCTGGTGCTCGTCGTGGTACTGCTGATGGCGCCGCTTGGGATTCTGGTCGGCATCCTCTCGGGTTTCTTCGGCGGCATCACAGAGCGCGTGCTGATGCGGATGACCGATATCGTCATGTCCTTCCCGCGGCTTCTGCTCGCCTTCGCCTTCGTTGCCATCATGGGGCCGGGGCTGATCAACGGCGCGCTGGCGCTGGCGCTGACGAGTTGGCCCGCCTATGCGCGCCAGGCCCGCGTCGAGACTGCGGCGCTCAGACGCAGCGATTATCTGGCGGCGGCCGAAATGGTTGGCATTCGCGGGGTGCGGTTGCTCTGGGGGCATATCCTGCCGTTAGTACTGCCTTCGGCGATCATCCGTCTGGCGCTCGATCTCTCGGGTATCATTCTTGCGGCAGCCGGCCTTGGTTTCCTCGGTCTCGGCGTGCGCCCGCCGACGGCGGAATGGGGTTCGATGGTTTCGGAGGGAACGCAGGTGATCTTCGATCAGTGGTGGGTGGCGGCCGTGCCGGGCTTTGCCATTCTGATCACCTCCTTCGCCTTCAACCTGCTGGCCGATGGCCTGCGCGATATCCTGGATCCGCGCCATGATTGA
- a CDS encoding 2-hydroxy-3-oxopropionate reductase yields MNIGFIGLGVMGRPMAEHLIDAGHSLHLSRVKEASQHLVTKGGKPAHSARAVAEAADIIILMLPDTPDVEAVLFGDNGVASGLSAGKLVIDMSSISPVATKSFAKRIEALGCDYLDAPVSGGEVGAKAASLTIMIGGKEEAFERARPLFEKMGKNITLVGGVGDGQTAKVANQIIVGLTIEAVSEALLFAKRAGADPAKVRAALMGGFAASRILEVHGERMVKETFDPGFRIRLHRKDMTLAVDAARALDLSLPNTAATQQLMNAAVANGDGERDHSALIRTLELLAGGPR; encoded by the coding sequence ATGAATATCGGTTTTATCGGACTGGGCGTCATGGGCCGCCCGATGGCGGAACACCTGATCGATGCCGGCCATTCGCTGCATCTGAGCCGCGTGAAGGAAGCCTCCCAGCATCTCGTCACCAAGGGCGGCAAGCCTGCTCACAGCGCTAGGGCTGTCGCGGAAGCCGCCGACATCATCATCCTGATGCTGCCGGATACACCTGACGTCGAAGCCGTGCTCTTCGGCGATAACGGTGTTGCCTCCGGCTTGTCTGCAGGCAAGCTCGTCATCGACATGAGCTCGATCTCGCCTGTCGCCACCAAAAGCTTTGCCAAGCGCATCGAAGCGCTCGGCTGTGACTATCTCGATGCGCCGGTCTCCGGCGGAGAGGTCGGCGCCAAGGCCGCCTCGTTGACGATCATGATCGGCGGCAAGGAAGAAGCTTTCGAGCGCGCCCGGCCGCTCTTCGAGAAGATGGGCAAGAACATCACGCTGGTCGGCGGCGTCGGCGACGGCCAGACGGCCAAGGTCGCCAACCAGATCATTGTTGGCCTGACCATCGAAGCCGTCTCCGAAGCTCTGCTCTTTGCCAAACGCGCCGGCGCCGATCCGGCCAAGGTTCGCGCCGCCCTGATGGGGGGCTTTGCCGCCTCGCGCATCCTGGAAGTTCACGGCGAACGCATGGTCAAGGAAACCTTCGATCCCGGTTTCCGCATCCGCCTGCACCGCAAGGACATGACGCTTGCCGTAGACGCCGCCCGCGCGCTTGATCTGTCGTTGCCGAACACGGCGGCCACCCAGCAGCTGATGAATGCCGCTGTTGCCAATGGCGACGGCGAACGCGACCATTCCGCCCTTATCCGGACGCTCGAACTCCTCGCCGGAGGGCCGCGCTAG
- a CDS encoding beta-galactosidase has product MLRNDIQFPFGAVYFRKSNPPRDDWERDYTTAGEDGLNIFRHWFMWSAIEVTPGVYDWEEYDRQLDLAARNGIKTVIAELIHAVPDWAVRKYADALQVNADGTKLGSYMGVSAATGGFSNNGGGAGALTLNCPEVKEAAGRFLTALATRYKDHPAIYGYDVWNEVNYSADVDYSSYAKAAFRKWLEKKYGSLKVLAKAWHRYSYAEWDDVEPPVHMAPYPECIDWLQFKRDNFYGQMQWRIDTIRAVDQKNVIAAHGISGAIPNMAANGCDDWLAASKVEIYGFTWIQARKGTEPWKTWYGVDINRAAARGKPFWHAERQGGPLWLQPQVIGRDKEDGRVAEPEDIRIWSMTSFAGGARGVLNLRWRPLLDGPLFGAFGAYGMDGSRTPRSDMQSAMAKWANDPAQKTLWDAKPVRGEVGILVIPETQEWDYLLNYDRKEKPYPEAMWGAYRAFLAQGLQPDWVHIDDIDAYDFLYFPYPIMFTAEQAARLKAWVEKGGTLIAEACPGYFGDRGHVGQVQPNMGLDEVFGAREEEVEFMPDIGNRIHFKFDDLAVDGGGLLQSYRLTGGTGRGTFDGGRLAVVENRFGRGRTLLIGTNPSVAFYRTDGKANAAFFAELVKWSGRTHHATLSNHAVFARIHKGEKGSFLWLVNPTRKPQTTTVTLANGKLSGGKPAWPVNHAYNAERIEVPARDVLILPLA; this is encoded by the coding sequence ATGCTTAGAAACGATATCCAATTCCCTTTCGGCGCCGTCTATTTTCGCAAGTCCAATCCGCCGCGCGACGATTGGGAACGCGACTACACGACGGCAGGCGAAGATGGCCTGAACATCTTCCGCCACTGGTTCATGTGGAGTGCGATCGAAGTGACCCCCGGCGTCTACGACTGGGAAGAATATGACCGCCAGCTCGATCTCGCCGCCAGGAACGGCATCAAGACTGTTATCGCCGAACTCATTCATGCCGTGCCGGACTGGGCGGTACGCAAGTATGCCGATGCACTGCAGGTCAATGCCGACGGCACCAAGCTCGGCTCCTATATGGGCGTCTCGGCTGCAACCGGCGGCTTTTCCAACAATGGCGGCGGCGCCGGTGCGCTAACTCTGAACTGCCCGGAAGTGAAGGAGGCGGCCGGCAGGTTCCTGACGGCACTCGCCACTCGCTACAAGGATCACCCGGCGATCTACGGCTATGACGTCTGGAACGAGGTCAACTATTCCGCCGATGTCGATTACAGCAGCTATGCCAAGGCCGCCTTCCGCAAATGGCTGGAGAAGAAATACGGCAGCCTGAAAGTGCTGGCCAAAGCCTGGCATCGCTACAGCTACGCCGAATGGGATGATGTCGAGCCGCCGGTCCACATGGCTCCCTATCCCGAATGCATCGACTGGCTGCAGTTCAAGCGCGACAACTTCTATGGCCAGATGCAGTGGCGTATCGATACGATCCGCGCCGTTGATCAGAAGAATGTCATCGCCGCCCACGGCATATCAGGCGCGATCCCCAACATGGCCGCCAATGGCTGCGACGACTGGCTCGCCGCCTCCAAGGTGGAAATCTACGGCTTCACCTGGATCCAGGCCCGCAAGGGTACCGAACCCTGGAAGACCTGGTATGGTGTCGATATCAACCGCGCCGCTGCCCGCGGCAAACCCTTCTGGCATGCCGAGCGCCAGGGCGGGCCGCTCTGGCTGCAGCCGCAGGTCATTGGCCGCGACAAAGAAGACGGCCGTGTCGCCGAGCCCGAGGATATCCGCATCTGGAGCATGACCTCCTTCGCTGGCGGCGCCCGCGGCGTGCTGAACCTACGCTGGCGCCCGCTACTCGACGGCCCGCTCTTCGGCGCCTTCGGCGCCTATGGCATGGACGGCAGCCGCACGCCGCGATCCGACATGCAGAGCGCCATGGCAAAGTGGGCGAACGACCCGGCGCAGAAGACACTCTGGGACGCAAAGCCGGTGCGTGGCGAAGTCGGCATTCTCGTTATCCCCGAGACGCAGGAATGGGATTATCTGCTGAATTACGACCGCAAGGAAAAGCCCTATCCGGAAGCCATGTGGGGCGCCTATCGCGCCTTCCTCGCACAGGGACTGCAGCCGGATTGGGTCCATATCGACGATATAGACGCCTACGATTTCCTCTATTTCCCCTACCCGATCATGTTTACCGCCGAACAGGCAGCACGCCTTAAGGCCTGGGTGGAAAAGGGCGGCACGCTGATTGCCGAGGCCTGCCCCGGCTATTTCGGCGACCGCGGCCATGTCGGCCAGGTGCAGCCGAATATGGGGCTCGACGAGGTCTTCGGTGCCCGCGAGGAAGAAGTGGAATTCATGCCCGATATCGGCAACCGTATCCACTTCAAGTTCGACGACTTAGCCGTCGATGGCGGCGGTCTCCTCCAGTCCTACCGCCTGACCGGCGGCACCGGCCGCGGCACGTTCGATGGCGGGCGTCTTGCCGTCGTCGAAAACCGCTTCGGCAGGGGTCGCACCCTTCTGATCGGCACCAACCCCTCGGTCGCCTTCTACCGCACCGACGGCAAGGCCAATGCCGCCTTCTTCGCCGAACTGGTGAAATGGAGCGGCAGGACACATCATGCGACGCTTTCCAATCATGCGGTCTTCGCCCGTATCCATAAGGGCGAAAAGGGCAGCTTCCTCTGGCTGGTCAATCCGACGCGCAAGCCCCAGACAACGACAGTCACGCTCGCAAACGGGAAACTGTCAGGCGGCAAGCCGGCATGGCCGGTAAACCATGCCTATAATGCCGAGCGTATCGAAGTGCCGGCCCGCGATGTCCTGATCTTGCCCCTCGCGTAA
- the otnI gene encoding 2-oxo-tetronate isomerase, whose translation MPKFSANLSFLYQDLAFLDRFAAAAKDGFGALEYLGPYAEPKEKVADALKANGLRQALFNVPSGDWAGGERGIACLPDRIEEFRNGISLALDYAKALACPQVNVISGLVPDGADLDTLEKVLVKNLKYAAERAADAGVKLLIEPINLRDIPGFFLSSTDHAERILDKVGSDNLYIQYDFYHMQIMQGDLIPAFIRLKDRIAHVQIADNPGRNEPGTGEINYGFILSELDRLGYDGWVGCEYKPKAGTSEGLGWMKPYRK comes from the coding sequence GTGCCGAAATTCTCCGCCAATCTTTCCTTTCTCTATCAGGACCTCGCCTTCCTTGACCGTTTCGCCGCCGCCGCAAAAGACGGCTTCGGTGCGCTCGAATATCTCGGCCCCTATGCCGAACCGAAGGAAAAGGTCGCCGATGCGCTCAAGGCAAACGGCCTGAGGCAGGCGCTCTTCAACGTTCCCTCTGGCGATTGGGCCGGCGGCGAACGCGGCATTGCCTGCCTGCCGGATCGCATCGAGGAATTCCGCAACGGCATTTCGCTGGCCCTCGACTATGCCAAGGCGCTCGCCTGCCCGCAGGTCAACGTCATCTCCGGTCTCGTGCCTGATGGTGCCGATCTCGATACGCTGGAGAAGGTGCTGGTCAAGAACCTGAAATATGCCGCTGAGCGTGCTGCCGACGCCGGCGTGAAGCTGCTGATCGAGCCGATCAACTTGCGCGATATTCCCGGCTTCTTCCTGTCCAGCACCGATCATGCCGAGCGCATCCTCGACAAGGTCGGTTCCGACAATCTCTACATCCAGTATGATTTCTACCACATGCAGATCATGCAGGGCGACCTGATCCCAGCCTTCATCCGGCTGAAGGACCGGATCGCCCATGTGCAGATCGCCGACAATCCCGGCCGCAACGAACCCGGCACGGGCGAGATCAATTACGGCTTCATCCTCTCCGAACTCGACCGCCTCGGCTACGACGGTTGGGTTGGCTGCGAGTACAAGCCCAAGGCCGGCACCAGCGAAGGTCTTGGCTGGATGAAACCCTATCGGAAATGA
- a CDS encoding ABC transporter ATP-binding protein — protein sequence MSALSVSDLSVTFQGDGKGFTAVRGVSFEVAPGETFGLIGPSGCGKTTVLRAVAGLNTNWQGSITVFDEKLLPGHKITGALRSNIQMVFQDPYSSLHPRHRISRILGEPLALRGMRNIEEEVRIALDQVGLPASAAGRYPHQLSGGQRQRVAIARALLLKPRLLLLDEPTSALDVSVQAEILNLLNDLKASHGMTFVLVSHDPGVVAHMCDRAVLMQAGRIESELDRAALSQGGWVEQLAAR from the coding sequence ATGAGCGCGCTCTCCGTCTCCGATCTCTCGGTGACCTTTCAGGGCGACGGTAAGGGTTTTACCGCCGTACGCGGCGTTAGCTTCGAGGTCGCGCCGGGCGAGACCTTCGGTCTGATCGGTCCCTCCGGCTGCGGCAAGACGACGGTGCTGCGTGCTGTCGCCGGGTTGAACACCAACTGGCAGGGCTCCATCACGGTCTTCGATGAGAAATTGCTGCCAGGACATAAGATCACCGGCGCGCTGCGCTCCAACATCCAGATGGTGTTTCAGGATCCTTATTCCTCGCTGCATCCGCGCCATCGCATTTCCCGTATTCTCGGCGAGCCGTTGGCGCTGCGTGGTATGCGCAATATCGAGGAAGAGGTGCGCATCGCACTCGATCAAGTCGGCCTGCCAGCCTCTGCAGCCGGGCGATATCCGCACCAGCTCTCAGGAGGGCAGCGGCAGCGCGTGGCGATCGCCCGCGCGCTGCTTTTGAAGCCGAGGCTGCTGTTGCTCGATGAGCCGACTTCGGCGCTCGACGTCTCGGTGCAGGCCGAAATCCTGAACCTGCTGAACGACCTGAAGGCCTCGCATGGCATGACTTTCGTGCTCGTCAGCCACGATCCCGGGGTCGTCGCGCATATGTGCGACCGGGCCGTGCTGATGCAGGCCGGCCGCATCGAAAGCGAACTCGACCGCGCCGCGCTTTCGCAAGGCGGCTGGGTCGAGCAGCTTGCCGCACGCTAG
- a CDS encoding ABC transporter permease: MPQTATHNRAEMTNSRQRNSWRELSFLWPLSKWLWSFALTLFGLALVTFAMTRLSPIDPALQLVGDHASQSTYEQARLELGLDQPLPVQFFRYVKTALSGNFGQSISTGQPVAKDIARTFPATIELATAAIILGAGVGLALGIAAAMRQGSWVDGLARFVSLFGYSVPIFWLGLLMLLLFYARLHWAPGPGRADVVFQYTVKSVTGFALVDTWISGKVGAFRDALAHLALPAIVLAFHALAAISRLTRAAILTELGQEYVTTARAKGASLGRIVFVHILPNVSGRLLTVIAISYASLLEGAVLTETVFAWPGIGRYLTTAMFAGDMPAILGATLVVGASFVLLNALTDLGVARLESGKKR; the protein is encoded by the coding sequence GTGCCGCAAACGGCAACGCATAATCGTGCCGAGATGACCAACTCCCGCCAGCGCAACAGCTGGCGGGAGTTGTCGTTCCTCTGGCCGCTTTCGAAATGGCTGTGGTCCTTTGCGCTGACGCTCTTCGGGCTGGCGCTGGTGACCTTTGCGATGACGCGGCTGTCGCCGATTGATCCGGCGCTGCAACTCGTCGGCGATCATGCGAGCCAGTCGACCTATGAGCAGGCGCGGCTGGAACTCGGGCTTGATCAGCCACTGCCGGTGCAGTTTTTTCGTTATGTCAAGACGGCTCTGTCGGGCAATTTCGGCCAGTCGATCTCGACCGGCCAGCCGGTGGCGAAGGATATCGCCCGCACCTTTCCGGCGACGATCGAGCTTGCGACGGCTGCGATCATCCTTGGTGCCGGCGTAGGATTGGCGCTTGGCATTGCAGCCGCCATGCGGCAGGGGTCCTGGGTGGATGGTCTCGCCCGTTTCGTCTCGCTCTTCGGATACTCCGTGCCGATCTTCTGGCTCGGCCTGCTAATGCTGCTGCTGTTCTACGCGAGGCTGCACTGGGCGCCGGGGCCGGGCAGGGCGGATGTCGTCTTTCAATATACCGTCAAATCGGTCACTGGTTTTGCGCTTGTTGATACCTGGATATCGGGCAAAGTGGGCGCCTTTCGCGATGCGCTGGCGCATCTGGCGCTGCCGGCGATCGTGCTTGCCTTCCATGCGCTCGCCGCGATTTCGCGGCTGACGCGCGCCGCGATCCTGACCGAACTTGGGCAGGAATATGTGACGACCGCGCGGGCCAAGGGTGCGAGCCTTGGGCGCATCGTCTTCGTCCATATCCTGCCGAACGTCTCCGGCAGGTTGCTGACGGTGATAGCCATCTCCTATGCGAGCCTGCTGGAAGGCGCGGTGCTGACGGAGACCGTCTTCGCCTGGCCAGGCATCGGCCGGTATCTGACGACTGCGATGTTTGCTGGCGACATGCCGGCGATCCTCGGGGCGACACTGGTCGTCGGTGCTTCCTTCGTGCTTCTCAACGCGCTGACCGATCTCGGTGTGGCGCGGCTGGAATCGGGGAAGAAGCGATGA
- a CDS encoding ABC transporter substrate-binding protein — protein MSIITSRAKLLGTVFSLALVFSAPAVHAETPPNVLVVAQSIDDAVSFDPAEGFELTTVQSFNNIYQRLVQSNRDDGTKIEAALAATWEAGSDGKSLTFALADAKFASGNPVRPEDVIFSLTRAVKLNKSPAFILNELGWKADNVDAAITKVDNKHVKLTWTADVGSGFALSILTAPIASIVDEQTISAQAKDNDFGNGWLKTNSAGSGAYTIATYTPHEALVLQANANSSDKPTLESVIIRNVPDVGARRLLVEQGDADIARGLSADQIEALKDKSGIKVLSVPSARQDYILLNSKANPTLGNPAFWEAARYLVDYDGITKNLLRGQSSVHQAFLPNGFPGALSDTPFKLDVEKAKKILADASIKTPFKVEFIVFNDQPFLSVAQSLQSTFAQAGITLDIQPGVASDIYARGRSGKFEMTLRYWIPDYFDAHSNASAFAINKDNSANTVAKQAGWVIPELTDETLAAVKEQDAAKRAALYQDLQKKIQASSPFVFMLQGNDQVVLSDKVKNYVQGLNADQVYYDKVAK, from the coding sequence GTGTCCATCATCACCAGCCGCGCCAAATTGCTCGGCACCGTTTTCAGCCTGGCTCTGGTTTTCAGCGCGCCGGCCGTACACGCCGAAACGCCGCCAAATGTGCTCGTCGTTGCCCAGTCGATCGACGATGCCGTCAGCTTCGATCCGGCCGAAGGCTTCGAGCTGACGACGGTTCAGTCCTTCAACAATATCTATCAGCGCCTCGTGCAGTCCAACCGCGATGACGGGACAAAGATCGAGGCCGCACTCGCTGCCACCTGGGAAGCCGGCAGCGATGGCAAGAGCCTGACCTTTGCGCTCGCCGACGCCAAGTTCGCCTCCGGCAATCCGGTTCGCCCCGAAGACGTAATCTTCTCGCTGACGCGCGCCGTGAAGCTCAACAAGTCGCCGGCCTTCATCCTCAACGAACTCGGCTGGAAGGCCGACAATGTCGATGCCGCCATCACCAAGGTTGACAACAAGCACGTCAAACTCACCTGGACGGCCGATGTCGGCTCCGGCTTCGCGCTGTCGATCCTGACGGCGCCGATCGCCTCCATCGTCGATGAGCAGACGATTTCGGCGCAGGCCAAGGACAATGATTTCGGCAATGGCTGGCTGAAGACCAATTCGGCCGGCAGCGGCGCCTATACGATCGCCACCTACACCCCGCATGAGGCGCTGGTGCTGCAGGCCAATGCCAATTCCTCCGACAAGCCGACGCTCGAAAGCGTCATCATCCGCAACGTGCCTGACGTCGGTGCCCGCCGCCTGCTCGTCGAGCAGGGCGATGCCGATATTGCCCGTGGCCTGTCTGCCGACCAGATCGAAGCGCTGAAGGACAAGAGCGGTATCAAGGTGCTCTCCGTTCCCTCCGCCCGCCAGGACTATATCCTGCTGAACAGCAAGGCGAACCCGACGCTCGGCAATCCGGCTTTCTGGGAAGCGGCACGTTACCTCGTCGATTATGACGGCATCACCAAGAACCTGTTGCGTGGCCAGAGCAGCGTTCACCAGGCCTTCCTGCCGAACGGTTTCCCGGGCGCTCTCAGCGACACGCCCTTCAAGCTCGATGTCGAGAAGGCCAAGAAGATCCTTGCTGACGCCAGCATCAAGACGCCGTTCAAGGTCGAATTCATCGTCTTCAACGACCAGCCGTTCCTCTCGGTCGCCCAGTCGCTGCAGTCGACCTTCGCCCAGGCCGGCATCACGCTCGACATCCAGCCGGGCGTTGCCAGCGACATCTATGCCCGCGGCCGTTCCGGCAAGTTCGAGATGACGCTGCGCTACTGGATCCCGGACTATTTCGACGCACATTCCAACGCCAGCGCCTTCGCGATCAACAAGGACAATTCGGCCAATACGGTTGCCAAGCAGGCCGGCTGGGTAATCCCGGAACTGACCGACGAGACGCTCGCCGCCGTCAAGGAGCAGGATGCCGCCAAGCGTGCTGCGCTCTATCAGGATCTGCAGAAGAAGATCCAGGCAAGCTCGCCCTTCGTTTTCATGCTTCAAGGCAATGATCAGGTCGTGCTAAGCGACAAGGTGAAGAACTATGTGCAGGGTCTCAACGCAGACCAGGTCTATTACGACAAGGTAGCGAAATAA
- a CDS encoding LacI family DNA-binding transcriptional regulator, translating to MTQNTGRDAAPTIADVAKLAGVSRAVASRALSNEPRPVSADKRERVVEAAARLGYKPNLLAQSLTTKTVNLVAVVVNHIHDLSDLDLFDRLLDQIQATGKQVIMIRIGSVARVEEFLRNGVAYHVDAALVFSDFADAATVRRMFRSDLVVMLNGLHDDLSPVVIPDEGIGIAEAVADAAKKGVDRAGLVTGRSSSPMEQARIAFYKQAFAKNGIELVRTVQGDYSYESGHAAARELTGADCPDAIFCTSDAMAMGILDVCRADFPANRPTRFRLYGFDNLSLTDFDAYPISSIGYDKGIYVEHIVDFIANPGDFHPGQPPVIVPTTYFPRLTS from the coding sequence ATGACACAGAACACTGGCCGCGATGCCGCTCCGACGATTGCCGATGTTGCAAAGCTGGCAGGAGTGTCGCGCGCGGTTGCGAGCCGGGCGCTTTCCAACGAGCCACGGCCGGTTTCGGCCGATAAACGTGAACGCGTGGTCGAGGCGGCCGCCCGGCTTGGCTACAAGCCGAATCTTCTGGCGCAGAGCCTGACGACCAAGACGGTCAATCTCGTCGCCGTGGTCGTCAACCACATCCATGATCTGTCCGACCTCGACCTTTTCGACCGGTTGCTTGACCAGATCCAGGCGACCGGCAAGCAGGTCATCATGATCCGCATTGGGTCGGTCGCCCGCGTCGAGGAATTTCTGCGTAATGGCGTCGCCTACCATGTCGATGCGGCGCTGGTCTTTTCGGATTTTGCGGATGCGGCCACGGTGAGGCGCATGTTCCGCTCCGATCTTGTCGTCATGCTGAACGGTCTGCATGACGATCTTTCGCCGGTTGTCATTCCCGATGAGGGCATCGGCATCGCCGAAGCCGTTGCCGATGCGGCGAAGAAAGGCGTGGACCGGGCGGGGCTCGTTACCGGCCGTTCGTCCTCGCCGATGGAGCAGGCGCGCATCGCTTTCTACAAGCAGGCTTTCGCGAAGAACGGCATAGAATTGGTGCGCACGGTGCAAGGCGACTATTCCTATGAGAGCGGGCATGCGGCGGCAAGGGAACTGACCGGCGCCGATTGCCCGGATGCGATCTTCTGCACGTCGGATGCGATGGCCATGGGCATTCTCGATGTCTGCCGAGCCGATTTTCCCGCCAACCGGCCGACGCGCTTCCGTCTCTACGGTTTCGACAACCTGTCGCTGACCGATTTCGATGCCTATCCGATTTCCTCGATCGGCTACGACAAGGGCATCTATGTCGAGCATATCGTGGATTTCATCGCCAATCCCGGCGATTTTCACCCAGGCCAGCCGCCGGTCATCGTGCCGACGACCTATTTTCCGCGCCTGACCTCTTGA
- a CDS encoding ABC transporter ATP-binding protein, with protein MIEPLLSVEDLSIAFPSEAGSVHVVDGISFSVGREVVALVGESGSGKSMTGRAIMGLLPRRAEVRAKRLAFDGQELTTLSASGWNRLRGSGLGLILQDPKYSLNPAHRVGRQVEEALLLHTRLSAAERRKRAFDMLDKVGLPDPQRVYSSYPATLSGGMGQRVMIAAMLINRPKLLIADEPTSALDRGLQEQILTLLRSLTEELGMGLLLISHDLQQVSRYADRVMVMRHGRIEEQMASADLANAKSDYTRALWAARPSAATYGTQLPVYGGEA; from the coding sequence ATGATTGAGCCGCTGCTTTCCGTTGAGGATCTGTCGATCGCCTTTCCATCGGAGGCAGGGTCGGTGCATGTTGTCGATGGTATCTCCTTCTCGGTCGGGCGCGAGGTCGTTGCGCTCGTCGGCGAATCCGGTTCCGGCAAGTCGATGACGGGTAGGGCGATCATGGGTCTTTTGCCGCGTCGGGCGGAAGTGAGGGCAAAGCGTCTCGCCTTCGACGGGCAGGAGTTGACGACGCTTTCCGCATCCGGCTGGAACAGGCTGCGCGGCAGCGGCCTCGGGCTGATCCTGCAGGATCCGAAATATTCACTGAACCCAGCCCACAGGGTTGGCCGGCAGGTGGAAGAGGCGTTGCTCCTGCATACGAGGCTTTCTGCTGCCGAGCGGCGCAAGCGGGCGTTCGATATGCTGGACAAGGTCGGTCTGCCCGATCCGCAGCGCGTCTATTCGAGCTATCCGGCCACCCTTTCCGGCGGCATGGGACAGCGCGTGATGATCGCCGCCATGCTGATCAACCGGCCGAAACTGTTGATCGCCGACGAGCCCACTTCGGCGCTGGATCGCGGCCTGCAGGAGCAGATCCTGACGCTGTTGCGATCGCTGACCGAAGAGCTCGGCATGGGGCTGCTGCTCATCAGTCATGATCTGCAGCAGGTCTCGCGCTATGCCGATCGCGTCATGGTGATGCGGCACGGCAGGATCGAGGAGCAGATGGCGTCTGCCGATCTTGCCAATGCCAAATCGGATTATACGCGGGCGCTCTGGGCTGCCCGGCCTTCGGCCGCGACCTACGGGACGCAGTTGCCGGTTTACGGAGGCGAGGCATGA
- a CDS encoding cupin domain-containing protein, which produces MSDDDGHEHIDWREHGVKVIPGNALDPNTAQTPGMNRATAINNARAGAEKIWAGTVTIHANAKTGAHHHGDLESIINVVKGKARMRWGEKLEFTAEAGPGDFIYVPPFVPHQEINANRDETLECVVVRSGQEPVVVNLDIEPVEKPEDVPWIDPIHRH; this is translated from the coding sequence ATGAGCGACGATGACGGCCACGAGCATATCGACTGGCGCGAACATGGCGTGAAGGTCATCCCCGGCAATGCGCTCGATCCGAATACCGCCCAGACGCCGGGCATGAATCGCGCGACCGCCATCAACAATGCACGTGCGGGTGCGGAAAAAATCTGGGCGGGCACGGTAACGATTCATGCTAACGCCAAGACTGGCGCCCATCACCACGGCGATCTCGAAAGCATCATCAATGTGGTAAAGGGCAAGGCCCGCATGCGCTGGGGCGAAAAACTCGAATTCACCGCCGAAGCCGGCCCCGGCGATTTTATCTACGTGCCGCCCTTCGTGCCGCATCAGGAGATCAATGCCAACCGTGACGAGACGCTGGAATGCGTGGTCGTGCGTTCAGGCCAGGAACCCGTCGTCGTCAACCTCGATATCGAGCCGGTCGAAAAGCCCGAAGACGTGCCGTGGATCGACCCGATTCACCGCCACTAG